The Pseudoliparis swirei isolate HS2019 ecotype Mariana Trench chromosome 1, NWPU_hadal_v1, whole genome shotgun sequence genome has a window encoding:
- the smap2 gene encoding stromal membrane-associated protein 2 isoform X1, which yields MMTGKSVKDVDRYQAVLNSLLALEDNKFCADCQSKGPRWASWNLGIFVCIRCAGIHRNLGVHISKVKSVNLDQWTQEQVQCVQEMGNAKAKRLYEAFLPECFQCPETDQSAEIFIRDKYDKKKYMDKVIDIQMLRKEKSCDNIPKEPVVFEKMKLKKDFSPKTDPQAVTDLLGLDAPAPSAAVSNGGGCVPDSNESLAVSNPALVHSALDLFSSLPASSSASSIKTTPVSSSMPQSRVTASVPDNLSLFMRSAPKAEEGTVKKLSKDSILSLYASTPSVHASSMSTHAGLYMNQMGYPTHPYGSYHSLAQAGGMGGSMMPSQMAMMGLQQNGMMGQQGVMAPPYMTQGTVGQQRSGMMVQQQNGVMGRQQHSGMMVHQQNGIMGQQQHSRMIVQQQNGVMGRQRQQSGMMGQQQNGIMGQQQHSRVMVQQQNGVMGRQRQQSGMMGQQQVAGLPPQQGGQHAQQLQWNITQMTQHNGVMGFSNQQTGGSTTPNSAHMTAHVWK from the exons ATGATGACGGGCAAATCCGTGAAAGACGTGGACAGATACCAGGCTGTCCTCAACTCTTTACTGGCGCTGGAGGACAATAAATTCTGCGCTGATTGCCAATCTAAAG GTCCAAGATGGGCGTCCTGGAATTTGGGCATATTCGTCTGTATCCGCTGTGCTGGTATCCATCGAAACCTGGGGGTCCACATCTCCAAGGTCAAATCTGTCAATCTGGACCAGTGGACACAGGAGCAGgtccag TGTGTCCAGGAGATGGGGAACGCCAAAGCCAAACGTCTCTATGAGGCTTTCTTACCGGAGTGCTTTCAGTGCCCCGAGACGGACCAATCAGCAGAGATCTTCATCAGGGACAAGTATGACAAGAAGAAATACATGGACAAGGTCATTGACATCCAGATGCTTAGG AAAGAAAAGAGCTGTGACAATATACCCAAGGAACCAGTTGTGTTTGAGAAAATGAAATTG AAAAAAGACTTCAGCCCCAAGACAGATCCCCAGGCCGTTACAGACCTGCTTGGATTAG ATGCTCCTGCTCCAAGTGCGGCAGTGTCTAATGGTGGAGGATGTGTTCCAGACAGTAATGAGAGCCTGGCGGTGTCCAATCCAGCTCTGGTGCACTCTGCACTGGATTTGTTCAGCTCCTTGCCAGcatcctcctctgcttcctccattAAAACCACG CCTGTTTCCAGCTCCATGCCTCAGAGCAGAGTGACTGCATCCGTGCCCGACAACCTCAGTCTGTTCATGCGTTCGGCACCCAAAGCAGAGGAGGGCACTGTCAAGAAACTGTCCAAGGACTCGATTCTGTCCCTTTACGCCTCCACCCCCTCAGTGCACGCCAGCAGTATGTCGACTCACG CAGGCTTGTACATGAACCAAATGGGATACCCGACACACCCCTACGGATCGTACCATTCTTTAGCCCAAGCAGGTGGGATGGGAGGTTCCATGATGCCGTCACAGATGGCCATGATGGGACTTCAACAGAACGGCATGATGGGACAGCAGGGCGTCATGGCTCCACCCTACATGACCCAGGGCACGGTGGGTCAGCAGCGAAGTGGGATGATGGTGCAGCAGCAGAATGGCGTTATGGGACGACAACAACATAGTGGGATGATGGTGCACCAGCAGAATGGCATTatgggacaacaacaacacagtagGATGATAGTACAGCAGCAGAATGGCGTTATGGGACGACAACGACAACAGAGTGGGATGATGGGGCAGCAGCAGAATGGCATTatgggacaacaacaacacagtcgGGTGATGGTACAACAGCAGAATGGCGTTATGGGACGACAACGACAACAGAGTGGGATGATGGGGCAGCAGCAGGTTGCCGGTTTACCTCCTCAGCAGGGAGGGCAACATGCCCAGCAGCTACAGTGGAACattacccag ATGACTCAACACAACGGCGTGATGGGATTCAGCAATCAACAAACGGGAGGCTCAACAACTCCAAACTCGGCGCACATGACAGCACACGTTTGGAAATGA
- the trappc3 gene encoding trafficking protein particle complex subunit 3, with the protein MSRQSNRTSDSKKMNSELFTLTYGALVTQLCKDYENDEEVNKQLDKMGYNIGVRLIEDFLSRSSIGRCQDFRETADVIAKVAFKMYLGITPSVTNWSPAGDEFSLILESNPLVDFVELPDKHSTLVYSNLLCGVLRGSLEMVQMAVDVRFAQDTLRGDNVTEIRMKFIKRIEENLPAGDD; encoded by the exons ATGTCCAGGCAATCCAACCGAACATCAGACAGCAAGAAGATG AACTCTGAGCTGTTCACGCTGACCTACGGAGCCCTGGTCACCCAGCTCTGTAAAGACTACGAGAATGACGAGGAGGTCAATAAACAACTGGATAAGAT ggGTTATAACATCGGCGTGCGACTCATCGAGGATTTCCTTTCACGTTCCAGCATCGGCAGGTGTCAGGATTTCCGAGAAACAGCCGATGTCATTGCTAAG GTTGCATTCAAGATGTACCTGGGAATCACCCCGAGTGTGACCAACTGGAGCCCAGCGGGAGATGAATTCTCCCTCATCCTTGAGAGCAACCCACTGGTGGACTTTGTGGAGCTGCCGGACAAACACAGCACGCTGGTCTACTCCAACCTGCTGTGTGGGGTCCTCAGAGGATCCCTGGAGATG GTCCAGATGGCCGTGGATGTGCGATTCGCTCAGGACACTCTGAGAGGGGACAATGTGACCGAGATACGCATGAAGTTCATCAAGAGGATTGAAGAAAATCTCCCAGCAGGAGACGATTGA
- the smap2 gene encoding stromal membrane-associated protein 2 isoform X2 produces MMTGKSVKDVDRYQAVLNSLLALEDNKFCADCQSKGPRWASWNLGIFVCIRCAGIHRNLGVHISKVKSVNLDQWTQEQVQCVQEMGNAKAKRLYEAFLPECFQCPETDQSAEIFIRDKYDKKKYMDKVIDIQMLRKEKSCDNIPKEPVVFEKMKLKKDFSPKTDPQAVTDLLGLDAPAPSAAVSNGGGCVPDSNESLAVSNPALVHSALDLFSSLPASSSASSIKTTPVSSSMPQSRVTASVPDNLSLFMRSAPKAEEGTVKKLSKDSILSLYASTPSVHASSMSTHGLYMNQMGYPTHPYGSYHSLAQAGGMGGSMMPSQMAMMGLQQNGMMGQQGVMAPPYMTQGTVGQQRSGMMVQQQNGVMGRQQHSGMMVHQQNGIMGQQQHSRMIVQQQNGVMGRQRQQSGMMGQQQNGIMGQQQHSRVMVQQQNGVMGRQRQQSGMMGQQQVAGLPPQQGGQHAQQLQWNITQMTQHNGVMGFSNQQTGGSTTPNSAHMTAHVWK; encoded by the exons ATGATGACGGGCAAATCCGTGAAAGACGTGGACAGATACCAGGCTGTCCTCAACTCTTTACTGGCGCTGGAGGACAATAAATTCTGCGCTGATTGCCAATCTAAAG GTCCAAGATGGGCGTCCTGGAATTTGGGCATATTCGTCTGTATCCGCTGTGCTGGTATCCATCGAAACCTGGGGGTCCACATCTCCAAGGTCAAATCTGTCAATCTGGACCAGTGGACACAGGAGCAGgtccag TGTGTCCAGGAGATGGGGAACGCCAAAGCCAAACGTCTCTATGAGGCTTTCTTACCGGAGTGCTTTCAGTGCCCCGAGACGGACCAATCAGCAGAGATCTTCATCAGGGACAAGTATGACAAGAAGAAATACATGGACAAGGTCATTGACATCCAGATGCTTAGG AAAGAAAAGAGCTGTGACAATATACCCAAGGAACCAGTTGTGTTTGAGAAAATGAAATTG AAAAAAGACTTCAGCCCCAAGACAGATCCCCAGGCCGTTACAGACCTGCTTGGATTAG ATGCTCCTGCTCCAAGTGCGGCAGTGTCTAATGGTGGAGGATGTGTTCCAGACAGTAATGAGAGCCTGGCGGTGTCCAATCCAGCTCTGGTGCACTCTGCACTGGATTTGTTCAGCTCCTTGCCAGcatcctcctctgcttcctccattAAAACCACG CCTGTTTCCAGCTCCATGCCTCAGAGCAGAGTGACTGCATCCGTGCCCGACAACCTCAGTCTGTTCATGCGTTCGGCACCCAAAGCAGAGGAGGGCACTGTCAAGAAACTGTCCAAGGACTCGATTCTGTCCCTTTACGCCTCCACCCCCTCAGTGCACGCCAGCAGTATGTCGACTCACG GCTTGTACATGAACCAAATGGGATACCCGACACACCCCTACGGATCGTACCATTCTTTAGCCCAAGCAGGTGGGATGGGAGGTTCCATGATGCCGTCACAGATGGCCATGATGGGACTTCAACAGAACGGCATGATGGGACAGCAGGGCGTCATGGCTCCACCCTACATGACCCAGGGCACGGTGGGTCAGCAGCGAAGTGGGATGATGGTGCAGCAGCAGAATGGCGTTATGGGACGACAACAACATAGTGGGATGATGGTGCACCAGCAGAATGGCATTatgggacaacaacaacacagtagGATGATAGTACAGCAGCAGAATGGCGTTATGGGACGACAACGACAACAGAGTGGGATGATGGGGCAGCAGCAGAATGGCATTatgggacaacaacaacacagtcgGGTGATGGTACAACAGCAGAATGGCGTTATGGGACGACAACGACAACAGAGTGGGATGATGGGGCAGCAGCAGGTTGCCGGTTTACCTCCTCAGCAGGGAGGGCAACATGCCCAGCAGCTACAGTGGAACattacccag ATGACTCAACACAACGGCGTGATGGGATTCAGCAATCAACAAACGGGAGGCTCAACAACTCCAAACTCGGCGCACATGACAGCACACGTTTGGAAATGA